A single genomic interval of Sceloporus undulatus isolate JIND9_A2432 ecotype Alabama chromosome 2, SceUnd_v1.1, whole genome shotgun sequence harbors:
- the TATDN2 gene encoding putative deoxyribonuclease TATDN2 — translation MASLWSPSNPASMQPNRRRKIEWDSLSVSSPTKYYKLTEEGPPHPSPNSRLGGKTAAFKKSLHFPESSYKAFSRTSFTAEDSSSDEFELEDEASSMVQESLGHSVLGRSLLVKNSASDMSRRNVTSTPGESPKQKVKQDGCSDSGPSLTSSSEKKDTSKEAEAESGRRRVKSKDQDQGARVIYRKALLGILGGALRAKREAATPNGVHIERKEASGSSDNLKHPSVASKPGEQQTAKDSDCSKTITKEHINISIRQSKEESCRSDGSSRHVSVVLRSEGEKELKHESRFQKVATKEDNTTRRSGKEASRPGSSSRFTHAVSRFEDESDHQQESTFQKTAVQEEHSTSRHNRKESSRSGGRSRHIHQSSSIENEPEFPQESRFQKSVVKEEQKTSRHSRKEASRPSSSSRHVMSFEHKTEFQQEPTSPRTVVKEDSDTSFGYDRNTPCRELHRSDDNLKSVCNLSQTEREWKCQRESAKKQNITNEENANTNLSKKESQRPENYLRCRSDVSSYDAELLIKVSTTTKQETVSKDKCISSSSSDTQSETKREFVNFQRTVIVEPSPKHMLVEEPRSEVDQKFTEQEKEPSVESDWSDLEDVEPPTTFSQEDSIPNYSTSETKENSMLATEFVMYPPHLYSCKISDYAKYWTSSPKPTSCASFSVPSKDDSYDSHLCDNSDFSTSIFSDTSRDQRPSVENVHDRSWSLSSPLLCEKQKRRQSMEVPSHVPIFSTSRKSDSFINNRVNQDLHGDLPKYLEEGFIDTHCHLDMLYSKMAFRGTFSKFRTTYDSTFPEEFQGCIADFCDPRTLKNNLWEDLLKEDMVWGAFGCHPHFARYYTDLYEMHLLQTMRHPKAIAFGEMGLDYSYKCSTEVPKQHKVFERQLNLAVSLRKPLVIHCRDADEDLLEIMKKCVPKDYKIHRHCFTSRYSVIEPLLDYFPNLTVGFTALLTYPSAHEAREAVRKIPLSRIVVETDAPYFLPRQVPKSVCQYSHPGVALHTVKEIARLKEVPVSIMLAILRQNTNKIYNL, via the exons atggcaagcctctggtcaccca GTAACCCAGCCTCAATGCAGCCAAACAGGAGACGCAAAATAGAGTGGGACAGCTTGTCCGTTAGCTCCCCTACCAAATACTACAAGCTCACAGAAGAAGGGCCGCCTCATCCTTCCCCTAACAGTCGCCTTGGTGGCAAGACAGCTGCATTCAAAAAGAGCTTGCACTTTCCAGAATCTTCTTATAAGGCATTCTCCAGAACTTCATTCACTGCAGAGGATTCTTCCTCTGATGAGTTTGAACTAGAAGATGAAGCCAGCAGCATGGTTCAAGAGAGTCTGGGCCATTCTGTTTTGGGTAGAAGTCTGCTTGTAAAAAACTCAGCCAGTGACATGTCTAGGCGAAATGTGACATCTACACCTGGAGAATCCCCGAAACAAAAG GTTAAACAAGATGGTTGCAGTGATTCAGGCCCAAGTCTTACATCGAGCAGCGAAAAAAAGGACACTTCAAAAGAAGCAGAGGCTGaatctgggaggaggagagtgaagagCAAGGATCAAGATCAAGGTGCTCGAGTAATATATCGCAAAGCCCTGTTGGGTATACTTGGTGGAGCGCTACGAGCTAAAAGAGAGGCAGCAACTCCAAATGGAGTTCACATAGAAAGAAAAGAGGCATCTGGATCATCTGACAATCTGAAACATCCCTCAGTAGCATCAAAACCTGGGGAACAGCAAACTGCAAAAGACTCGGACTGTTCAAAAACTATAACAAAAGAGCACATCAATATTTCTATCAGACAAAGTAAAGAAGAGTCTTGTAGGTCAGATGGTAGCTCAAGACATGTTTCTGTAGTTTTAAGatcagaaggagaaaaagaacttAAGCATGAGTCCAGATTTCAGAAAGTTGCTACAAAAGAAGATAATACTACACGGCGTAGTGGAAAAGAGGCTTCTAGACCAGGTAGCAGCTCACGCTTTACCCATGCAGTATCCAGGTTTGAAGATGAGTCAGATCATCAACAAGAATCCACTTTTCAGAAAACTGCTGTTCAGGAAGAACATAGTACCTCTAGGCACAATAGAAAAGAGTCTTCCAGATCAGGGGGCCGGTCAAGACATATCCATCAGTCATCAAGTATTGAAAATGAGCCAGAATTTCCACAGGAGTCCAGGTTTCAGAAATCTGTTGTAAAGGAAGAACAGAAGACTTCTAGGcatagcagaaaagaagcttccaGACCAAGCAGCAGCTCGAGACATGTAATGAGCTTTGAACATAAGACAGAATTTCAGCAGGAACCAACCAGCCCAAGAACTGTAGTAAAAGAGGACAGTGATACTTCTTTTGGATATGATAGAAATACACCTTGCAGAGAGCTTCACAGATCAGATGacaatttaaaaagtgtttgtAATCTTTCACAAactgaaagagaatggaagtgtcAGAGAGAGTCTgccaaaaagcaaaatataacTAATGAAGAAAATGCTAATACCAATCTAAGTAAAAAGGAATCCCAGAGACCAGAAAACTACTTAAGATGTAGGTCTGATGTTTCAAGCTATGATGCTGAACTGCTCATTAAGG TCAGTACTACCACAAAACAGGAAACTGTATCAAAAGATAAATGCATTTCCTCCAGTTCATCTGATACACAGAGTGAAACCAAAAGAGAGTTTGTAAATTTCCAGAGGACAGTTATTGTTGAACCTTCTCCAAAACATATGCTTGTGGAGGAACCTCGTTCAGAAGTAGATCAAAAG TTTACTGAGCAAGAAAAAGAGCCTTCAGTTGAAAGCGATTGGTCTGACCTCGAGGATGTAGAGCCACCTACTACTTTCTCACAAGAGGATTCCATCCCAAATTACAGTACATCAGAAACAAAGGAGAATTCAATGTTAGCGACAGAGTTTGTGATGTATCCTCCTCATTTATACAGTTGCAAAATAAGTGATTATGCAAAGTATTGGACAAGCAGTCCCAAGCCAACAAGTtgtgcttctttttcagtccccTCTAAAGATGATTCATATGATAGCCATCTCTGTGATAATTCAGATTTTTCAACTAGTATCTTTTCAGACACATCAAGAGATCAAAGACCTTCAGTGGAAAATGTGCATGATAGGTCATGGTCACTTAGTTCTCCATTGCTGTGTGAAAAGCAAAAGAGACGACAGAGTATGGAAGTACCATCCCATGTTCCTATCTTTTCGACATCACGCAAGTCAGACTCTTTCATTAATAATCGTGTAAACCAGGATTTACATGGTGACTTACCTAAATATTTAGAAGAAGGATTTATTGACACCCACTGCCATCTGGATATGTTATATTCAAAGATGGCTTTCAGGGGCACCTTTTCTAAGTTTAGAACAACTTATGATAGCACTTTTCCTGAAGAATTTCAAGGCTGTATAGCTGACTTTTGTGATCCTCGTACCTTGAAGAACAACTTATGGGAAGATCTGTTAAAAGAAGACATGGTTTGGGGTGCATTTGGCTGTCATCCACATTTTGCCCGTTACTACACAGACCTTTATGAAATGCATCTTTTACAGACAATGAGACACCCCAAAGCTATTGCCTTTGGAGAAATGGGGCTTGATTACTCTTATAAATGTAGCACTGAAGTTCCAAAGCAGCATAAG GTATTTGAAAGACAACTGAATCTAGCTGTTTCCTTAAGGAAGCCATTAGTAATTCACTGCAGAGATGCTGATGAGGATCTGTTGGAAATCATGAAAAAATGTGTACCAAAAGACTACAAAATACACAG GCATTGCTTTACTAGCAGATACAGTGTCATTGAACCACTGTTGGACTACTTTCCAAATCTTACTGTTGGATTCACAGCATTACTGACATACCCATCAGCTCATGAAGCTAGAGAGGCAGTTCGAAAAATTCCTTTAAGCAGAATAGTAGTAGAAACAGATGCACCTTATTTCCTTCCGAGGCAG